In Nonomuraea sp. NBC_00507, the following are encoded in one genomic region:
- a CDS encoding NUDIX hydrolase, whose translation MSTIANPAPFSRLKIRTGALVFCDNDVALIRRDRATSTHYTPPGGNVEPGEPLPAALRRELAEELHLDLRQASAPQLLWTVDQRISRPGPTPPPRKLHMIYRLHITAQVRATLADREYDELPNGSHELGIIEWIDYRKTEHLPIFPPIGPALAALPDPRAPIIDAALPAVTDDNYTWL comes from the coding sequence ATGTCCACCATCGCCAATCCGGCACCCTTCTCCCGCCTCAAAATCCGCACCGGCGCCCTGGTGTTCTGCGACAACGACGTCGCCTTGATCCGCCGCGACCGGGCCACCTCCACCCACTACACGCCGCCCGGCGGGAACGTCGAACCCGGCGAGCCGTTGCCTGCCGCGCTGCGCCGGGAACTAGCCGAGGAACTCCACCTCGACCTCCGCCAGGCCAGCGCACCACAACTGCTGTGGACGGTCGACCAGCGCATCTCACGCCCTGGCCCGACCCCGCCGCCGCGCAAGCTCCACATGATCTACCGGCTGCACATCACCGCGCAGGTGCGCGCCACGCTCGCCGACCGCGAATACGACGAACTCCCCAACGGCAGCCACGAGCTCGGCATCATCGAGTGGATCGACTACCGCAAGACCGAGCACCTGCCGATCTTCCCTCCAATCGGGCCCGCGCTGGCCGCCCTTCCCGATCCTCGCGCACCAATCATCGATGCCGCCCTGCCAGCAGTCACCGACGACAACTACACCTGGCTCTAG
- the mobF gene encoding MobF family relaxase, whose translation MAWVSVIGPLMEQVDYRLQEGAGCGIHRAGEHEHEGAHPEADGQIAYRLADERGLMWVGQGLRELGLASETSLAATQHDIARAIMSGLDPFTGEVLVPAKHVTDPRAKLPAAPLGEALESAAVERGTTVEQLLDERPAMAKRAARMARGIARQGEAHLMPIKDIEQLASAAGIDLAQLCSARSLAYARKWRDARVRIGNRGYDLTLDIVKSVSVLYGLADREFAAELEDVFAAAVTETVAAVETWAAYGQRGHQGDGQLAERADSTGLLGWVMWHRTARPVGSSAPDPHLHAHVTIANMVRGRDDRRWSAIAAGGRDIHRHAHAADALLKARIRRTLTQRYGIAWTRDPHTGAWEIAAIPEHVRSLFSKRDGQVKALLAKLGTSYSQASREARKVASAESRQSRPADQQEVDLRADWHRQCRAADVDAAALVHECRHGRAVLPERPSPQEIAAWIWRPDHGLTAHRKVVTRADCARCPTKPSPACSTWPRRWAASTGARSAPSPPAATSGS comes from the coding sequence GTGGCGTGGGTGAGCGTGATCGGCCCCTTGATGGAGCAGGTCGACTACCGGCTGCAGGAGGGCGCCGGCTGCGGCATCCACCGCGCCGGCGAGCACGAGCACGAGGGAGCGCACCCCGAGGCCGACGGCCAGATCGCCTACCGGCTGGCTGACGAGCGCGGGCTGATGTGGGTGGGCCAAGGTCTGCGCGAGCTCGGGCTGGCCAGCGAGACGTCGCTCGCCGCCACCCAGCACGACATCGCCCGCGCCATCATGAGCGGGCTGGACCCGTTCACCGGCGAGGTCCTGGTGCCGGCCAAGCACGTGACCGACCCGCGCGCCAAGCTGCCGGCCGCGCCGCTCGGCGAGGCCCTGGAGAGCGCGGCCGTCGAGCGCGGCACCACCGTCGAGCAGCTGCTCGACGAGCGTCCGGCGATGGCCAAGCGCGCCGCGCGGATGGCTCGCGGTATCGCTCGCCAGGGCGAGGCGCATCTGATGCCCATCAAGGACATCGAGCAGCTCGCGAGCGCGGCCGGCATCGACCTGGCTCAGCTGTGCAGCGCGCGGTCGCTCGCGTATGCCCGCAAGTGGCGCGATGCCCGGGTGCGCATCGGTAACCGCGGCTACGACCTCACCCTGGACATCGTCAAGAGCGTGTCGGTGCTGTACGGGCTCGCCGACCGCGAGTTCGCCGCCGAGCTCGAGGACGTCTTCGCCGCCGCCGTCACCGAGACGGTCGCCGCCGTCGAGACCTGGGCCGCCTACGGCCAGCGAGGCCACCAGGGCGATGGACAGCTCGCCGAGCGAGCCGACTCGACGGGGTTACTCGGGTGGGTGATGTGGCACCGCACCGCCCGGCCGGTCGGCAGCTCGGCCCCGGACCCGCACCTGCACGCGCACGTGACGATCGCCAACATGGTGCGCGGCCGCGACGACCGTCGGTGGTCGGCGATCGCTGCCGGGGGGCGCGACATCCACCGGCACGCCCACGCGGCCGACGCGCTGCTCAAGGCGCGCATCCGCCGCACGCTGACGCAGCGGTACGGCATCGCCTGGACCCGTGACCCGCACACCGGCGCCTGGGAGATCGCCGCGATCCCCGAGCATGTCCGTTCCTTATTCTCCAAGCGGGACGGCCAGGTCAAGGCGCTGCTGGCCAAGCTCGGCACCAGCTACAGTCAGGCCTCGCGCGAGGCCAGGAAGGTGGCCTCCGCCGAGTCCCGCCAGTCCCGGCCGGCCGACCAGCAGGAGGTGGACCTGCGCGCGGACTGGCACCGCCAATGCCGGGCCGCCGACGTCGACGCCGCTGCGCTCGTGCACGAGTGCCGGCACGGCCGCGCAGTGCTGCCCGAGCGGCCCAGCCCGCAGGAGATCGCCGCGTGGATCTGGCGACCCGACCACGGCCTGACCGCCCACCGCAAAGTTGTCACCCGCGCCGACTGCGCGCGCTGCCCAACGAAGCCTTCACCCGCCTGCAGTACCTGGCCCCGGCGGTGGGCTGCTTCAACCGGTGCGCGTTCTGCTCCCAGTCCGCCGGCCGCGACGTCTGGCAGCTGA
- a CDS encoding GyrI-like domain-containing protein — MSHEVIATDVRPRPTAVVAVTTTWQEFPTLWRDLLDEVWACLRAGGIDRGRRNVMLYRDDVPHVEVGVELSGPCPLTGRVVASNLPAGPVAMTVHRGAYAGLASAHQTVVDWCAAHRRRLAGPRWEVYGPHHDDPAEVWTEVYYLLT, encoded by the coding sequence ATGAGTCACGAGGTGATCGCCACGGACGTCAGGCCCCGTCCGACGGCGGTGGTCGCTGTGACGACCACGTGGCAGGAGTTCCCAACGCTGTGGAGGGACCTGCTCGACGAGGTGTGGGCGTGCCTACGCGCGGGCGGAATCGACCGCGGCCGTCGCAACGTCATGCTGTATCGCGACGACGTGCCGCACGTCGAAGTCGGTGTCGAGCTGAGCGGACCATGCCCGCTCACCGGACGGGTGGTGGCCTCGAACCTGCCCGCAGGGCCGGTGGCGATGACCGTCCACCGCGGAGCGTATGCCGGCCTGGCGTCGGCACATCAGACCGTGGTCGACTGGTGCGCCGCACACAGGCGGCGGCTAGCCGGTCCACGATGGGAGGTCTACGGGCCCCACCACGACGATCCTGCCGAGGTTTGGACCGAGGTCTACTACCTGCTGACATGA
- a CDS encoding TniQ family protein, producing the protein MRPLLRRLPIAFRPAHQETLTSYVARLADVHGMPYKELWRCLSKRIRPTLPRRLLVAEQLAALTGHSLPALQRALPELRYPPPDWAQLRHLAQWACPLCTARHPGGRVQRLLAHHEFLCTDHGYWFGPAEKVGKGTVEPLGAVPHPRRLTNHIPELPDAQRRHRRLVHRHGWLRCFNGFEASLNLCAHIRPHGPPDPENPWSARLERLVRV; encoded by the coding sequence ATGAGGCCGCTCTTGCGACGACTGCCCATCGCGTTCCGCCCCGCTCACCAGGAGACGCTCACCTCCTACGTCGCGCGCCTGGCCGACGTCCACGGCATGCCCTACAAAGAGCTGTGGCGCTGCCTGAGCAAACGCATCCGGCCCACCTTGCCCCGCCGCCTGCTCGTGGCCGAGCAGCTCGCGGCCCTCACCGGCCATTCGCTCCCGGCTCTCCAGCGGGCCCTGCCCGAACTGCGCTACCCGCCGCCGGACTGGGCGCAACTGCGTCACCTGGCCCAATGGGCATGTCCACTCTGCACCGCCCGACACCCAGGAGGCCGCGTCCAACGCCTGCTCGCCCACCACGAGTTCCTCTGCACCGACCACGGCTACTGGTTCGGGCCGGCTGAGAAGGTCGGCAAGGGCACCGTCGAACCCCTCGGCGCCGTGCCTCACCCGCGACGGCTGACCAACCACATCCCGGAACTACCTGACGCCCAACGTCGTCACCGGCGGCTGGTGCACCGTCACGGCTGGCTCCGCTGCTTCAACGGCTTCGAAGCCTCGCTCAACCTCTGCGCCCACATACGGCCCCATGGGCCGCCAGACCCAGAAAATCCCTGGTCAGCGCGCCTCGAACGGCTCGTCCGCGTCTAA